Proteins encoded in a region of the Melospiza georgiana isolate bMelGeo1 chromosome 2, bMelGeo1.pri, whole genome shotgun sequence genome:
- the DNAJB13 gene encoding dnaJ homolog subfamily B member 13 — MGLDYYAVLELDRGATADDIKKAYRTLALKYHPLKCKEPWGPKRFHQLAEAYDVLSDPMKKGIYDKFGEEGLKGGIPLEYASDNPWSVGYVFHNNPERVFREFFGGDNPFAEFFAEDGSEVLLPFGGPRGRGALRRDPPIVRDLYVSLEDLFHGCTKKIKISRRVMNEDGQTSTIRDKILTIDVQPGWQRGTRVTFEKEGDQGPNIIPADITFVVQDKIHPRFKRIENNLLYVASISLAKALTGCTLDVWTLDGRLLNIPINDIVDPKYYKKVPGEGMPLAQDPQRKGDLYIYFDILFPKRLSPEVKKLLRSVLQP; from the exons CTATCGCACGTTGGCTCTGAAGTACCACCCGCTGAAATGCAAGGAGCCCTGGGGCCCCAAGAGGTTCCACCAGCTGGCAGAGGCCTACGATGTGCTCAGCGACC CTATGAAGAAAGGCATCTACgacaaatttggggaagaaggGCTCAAAGGCGGCATCCCCTTGGAGTACGCCAGTGACAACCCCTGGAGCGTGGGCTACGTGTTCCACAACAACCCCGAGAGAGTCTTCAGGGAGTTCTTTGGAGGGGACAACCCCTTTGCAG AGTTCTTTGCCGAGGATGGCTcggaggtgctgctgcccttcGGGGGGCCCCGCGGCCGGGGGGCCCTGCGCAGGGACCCCCCCATCGTGCGGGACCTCTACGTGTCCCTGGAGGACCTGTTCCACGGCTGCACCAAGAAGATCAAGATCTCCCGCCGG gtgatGAACGAGGATGGCCAGACCAGCACCATCAGGGACAAGATCCTGACCATCGACGTGCAGCCGGGCTGGCAGCGTGGCACCAGGGTCACCTTTGAGAAGGAAGGAGACCAG GGCCCAAACATCATTCCAGCTGACATCACCTTTGTTGTGCAAGACAAGATTCACCCAAGGTTCAAACGGATCGAGAACAACCTCCTGTACGTGGCCAGCATCTCCCTGGCCAAG GCACTGACTGGCTGCACCCTGGACGTGTGGACACTGGATGGGAGGCTGCTCAACATCCCCATCAACGACATCGTGGA CCCCAAGTACTACAAGAAGGTGCCGGGGGAGGGGATGCCGCTGGCGCAGGACCCGCAGCGCAAGGGCGACCTCTACATCTACTTCGACATCCTGTTCCCCAAGAGGCTCAGCCCCGAGGTGAAGAAACTGCTGAGAAGCGTCCTCCAACCCTAG